Proteins encoded together in one Flavobacteriales bacterium window:
- a CDS encoding MATE family efflux transporter yields MAAPHPITRRDIDRLAVPAIISGIAEPLIALVDTAFVGSLGTADLGAVGIASSFFLLVVWVLAQTRSAVLSVVARHYGEERLDAVRGLVPIAIWMNVGLGIFFHLVTGPFAEDIFRLYNAEGAVLNKAVDYFHIRSIGFPLSLATFAITGAFRGIQNLSWSMWISLLGAAVNLLLNPLLIFGWGPVPGLGIEGSAWASVIAQAVMCCTALVMLRTRTSFPVWPRRWHHPELKGLWLLSGNLFARTMALNACYYLGNRYATGYGEAHIGAHSIAMQIWLFSAFFIDGYAAAGSVLAGRLNGERNWRDLHRMSWQVVRISVLIGAALAAVYAVGHPWIGPLFTNDPAVQDLFHGVFWMVILTQPINAVAFAFDGIFKGVGDGAALRNALLFSTLLVFVPVAWAGHEAGWELYGVWSAFLAWMIARGVWLAVVFQRRHGPHAGAATARTFGA; encoded by the coding sequence GTGGCCGCTCCCCATCCCATCACCCGTCGTGACATCGACCGCCTGGCGGTGCCCGCGATCATCAGCGGCATCGCCGAGCCGCTGATCGCGCTGGTGGACACGGCCTTCGTGGGCAGCCTGGGCACCGCCGACCTGGGCGCGGTGGGCATCGCCAGCAGCTTCTTCCTCCTGGTGGTGTGGGTGCTGGCGCAAACGCGCAGCGCGGTGCTGAGCGTGGTGGCGCGCCACTACGGCGAGGAACGGCTGGACGCGGTCCGGGGCCTGGTGCCCATCGCCATCTGGATGAACGTGGGCCTCGGGATCTTCTTCCACCTGGTGACCGGCCCCTTCGCCGAGGACATTTTCCGCCTGTACAACGCGGAGGGCGCGGTGCTGAACAAGGCGGTGGACTACTTCCACATCCGCTCGATCGGCTTCCCGTTGTCGCTGGCCACCTTCGCCATCACCGGCGCCTTCCGGGGCATCCAGAACCTGAGCTGGAGCATGTGGATCAGCCTGCTGGGCGCGGCGGTGAACCTGCTGTTGAACCCGCTGCTCATCTTCGGCTGGGGCCCCGTGCCCGGCCTGGGCATCGAAGGGTCGGCCTGGGCCAGCGTCATCGCGCAGGCCGTGATGTGCTGCACGGCCCTGGTGATGCTGCGCACCCGGACCTCCTTCCCGGTCTGGCCCCGGCGATGGCATCACCCCGAGCTGAAGGGGCTTTGGCTGCTGAGCGGCAACCTCTTCGCCCGCACCATGGCCCTCAATGCCTGCTACTACCTGGGCAATCGCTACGCGACCGGCTATGGCGAGGCCCACATCGGCGCGCACAGCATCGCCATGCAGATCTGGCTCTTCAGCGCCTTCTTCATCGACGGCTACGCGGCGGCGGGCAGTGTCCTGGCCGGAAGGCTCAACGGCGAACGCAACTGGCGTGACCTGCACCGCATGAGCTGGCAGGTGGTCCGCATCAGTGTGCTCATCGGGGCCGCGCTGGCCGCCGTGTATGCCGTGGGCCACCCCTGGATCGGTCCGCTGTTCACCAACGACCCCGCCGTGCAGGACCTCTTCCACGGCGTGTTCTGGATGGTGATCCTCACCCAGCCGATCAACGCGGTGGCCTTTGCGTTCGACGGCATCTTCAAGGGTGTGGGCGACGGGGCGGCCCTGCGCAACGCCCTCCTGTTCAGCACGCTCCTGGTCTTCGTGCCCGTGGCGTGGGCGGGGCATGAGGCCGGTTGGGAGCTCTACGGCGTGTGGAGCGCCTTTCTGGCTTGGATGATCGCGCGTGGTGTCTGGCTCGCGGTGGTCTTCCAACGCCGCCATGGACCGCACGCCGGCGCTGCGACCGCGCGTACTTTTGGCGCATGA